One segment of Chlorocebus sabaeus isolate Y175 chromosome 26, mChlSab1.0.hap1, whole genome shotgun sequence DNA contains the following:
- the CTXND1 gene encoding cortexin domain-containing 1 protein: MEEPTPEPVYVDVDKGLTLACFVFLCLFLVVMIIRCAKVIMDPYSAIPTSTWEEQHLDD, from the coding sequence ATGGAGGAGCCCACACCCGAGCCCGTCTATGTCGACGTGGACAAAGGGCTGACCTTGGCCTGCTTCGtcttcctctgcctcttccttGTCGTGATGATCATCCGCTGTGCCAAGGTCATCATGGACCCTTACAGCGCCATCCCCACATCCACCTGGGAGGAGCAGCACCTGGACGACTGA